One window of Mesorhizobium sp. PAMC28654 genomic DNA carries:
- a CDS encoding DUF3008 family protein, which yields MPATSKAQQKAAGAALSAKRGETKKSELIGASREMYDSMSEKQLEEFAETKRKGLPEKKSRA from the coding sequence ATGCCAGCCACATCAAAAGCCCAGCAGAAAGCCGCCGGCGCGGCCCTGTCCGCCAAGCGCGGCGAGACCAAGAAGAGCGAGTTGATAGGCGCATCTCGGGAAATGTACGATTCCATGAGCGAAAAGCAGCTCGAGGAGTTCGCCGAAACCAAGCGCAAGGGGCTGCCGGAGAAGAAGTCTAGGGCATGA
- a CDS encoding NAD(P)-dependent oxidoreductase: MKIALIGASGFVGAAVLKEAISRGHSVTAIMRNPSKLAPQADVGAVKADVSDSKQLATILAGHDVVISAFNGGWGDPKIYDKHLAGSRAIVQAAKAAGVRLIVVGGAGSLHAPDGSQFVDSPHFPEAYRDGARAARDALAEIREEKGLEWSFLSPAAQMAPGQRTGKFRLGGDQPVLDKKGESHISVEDLAVALVNEAEKPEHTGKRFTVGY, encoded by the coding sequence ATGAAAATCGCTCTTATCGGCGCATCAGGCTTCGTCGGCGCCGCCGTGCTCAAGGAAGCAATCTCACGCGGCCACTCAGTCACCGCGATCATGCGCAATCCGTCAAAACTGGCGCCACAGGCCGACGTCGGCGCCGTCAAGGCGGATGTCTCGGACAGCAAGCAGCTGGCAACGATACTGGCCGGACATGATGTCGTCATTTCCGCCTTCAATGGCGGCTGGGGCGATCCGAAGATCTATGACAAGCATCTGGCAGGATCGAGGGCCATCGTACAAGCGGCCAAGGCCGCAGGCGTTCGCCTGATCGTCGTCGGCGGCGCCGGCAGCCTGCACGCGCCGGATGGCAGCCAGTTCGTCGATTCGCCGCACTTCCCCGAAGCCTACCGCGACGGCGCCCGCGCCGCACGTGACGCGCTTGCCGAAATCCGCGAGGAAAAGGGCCTTGAGTGGTCCTTCCTTTCGCCCGCCGCCCAAATGGCCCCAGGCCAGCGAACAGGGAAATTCCGTCTCGGTGGCGACCAGCCAGTGCTCGACAAAAAGGGCGAAAGCCATATTTCAGTCGAGGATCTTGCCGTTGCGCTGGTCAACGAAGCCGAAAAGCCCGAGCACACGGGCAAGCGCTTCACGGTAGGCTACTGA
- a CDS encoding RNB domain-containing ribonuclease: protein MKSLTDPTQALSTGLAKIRAEFHVPDGFPAVVMAAAEAAAKRTPNQHADRTAMPFVTLDPASSTDLDQAFSIELSGGDLLLHYAIADVAWFVEDGDAIDREAWTRGETFYLPDGKAGLYPPVLAESAASLLPDGPRPAVVFTVRVAEDGAVKLDGAERAIIQSRAKLAYDSVRASDVPAGFAEMARRMAVNEKGRGASRVDPPEQEVERLADGTFRLSFRPLLQSEQDNAALSLAANMAIADAMFAHHTGLFRVMSEPDDFKVQRLRNAAQALGQSWPATTSLRDYQRTLDSTDPQQAALMLEIRHASPGASYQPYKEGVVPWHEAMAATYAHATAPLRRLADRYVVRCALAIANGQPVSQAVTDAFARLPKVMGRADSRASQINHAAIDLAEAVMLKGRVGETFKAIVTDLVDHGVRVQLADMPVVANLKASGLGQGDSLKLRLVLADPYQRSIVFEPV from the coding sequence ATGAAATCACTGACCGATCCTACACAAGCACTCTCCACCGGCCTGGCGAAAATCCGCGCCGAATTCCACGTGCCGGATGGATTTCCAGCGGTCGTAATGGCCGCTGCGGAGGCGGCGGCCAAACGTACGCCGAACCAGCATGCCGATCGAACAGCCATGCCCTTCGTCACGCTCGATCCGGCAAGCTCCACCGATCTCGATCAGGCGTTCTCGATCGAGCTGAGCGGCGGCGATCTTCTGCTGCACTACGCCATTGCCGACGTGGCCTGGTTCGTCGAGGACGGCGACGCGATCGATCGCGAAGCCTGGACGCGGGGCGAGACATTTTATTTGCCCGACGGCAAGGCCGGCCTCTACCCGCCGGTACTTGCCGAGAGTGCCGCGAGCCTGTTGCCGGATGGACCGCGCCCTGCGGTCGTCTTCACAGTTCGGGTCGCGGAGGACGGTGCAGTGAAACTGGACGGCGCGGAGCGGGCAATCATTCAAAGCCGTGCGAAGCTCGCCTATGACAGCGTGCGGGCCTCCGATGTCCCGGCCGGGTTCGCCGAAATGGCGCGGCGCATGGCTGTGAATGAAAAGGGTCGTGGCGCTTCCCGCGTCGACCCACCCGAGCAGGAAGTGGAAAGGCTCGCCGATGGCACATTCCGGCTTTCGTTCAGACCGCTGCTGCAATCCGAGCAAGACAATGCCGCGCTTTCGCTGGCCGCCAACATGGCGATTGCCGACGCCATGTTTGCGCACCATACTGGGTTGTTCCGTGTGATGTCAGAACCAGACGATTTCAAGGTGCAAAGACTGCGCAACGCGGCACAGGCCCTGGGACAGTCTTGGCCGGCCACCACCAGCCTACGCGACTATCAGCGAACCCTTGACTCGACCGATCCGCAGCAGGCGGCGCTGATGCTGGAAATCCGCCACGCAAGCCCAGGCGCGTCTTACCAGCCCTACAAAGAGGGTGTTGTGCCCTGGCATGAGGCGATGGCGGCGACCTATGCCCATGCAACCGCGCCACTTCGGCGACTGGCCGATCGATACGTCGTGCGCTGCGCGCTGGCTATTGCCAACGGCCAGCCCGTGTCGCAGGCTGTCACCGATGCGTTCGCCAGATTGCCGAAGGTGATGGGACGTGCGGATAGCCGCGCTTCGCAGATCAACCATGCGGCCATCGACCTTGCCGAGGCGGTAATGCTGAAGGGACGCGTGGGGGAGACCTTCAAAGCCATTGTGACCGATCTAGTCGACCATGGCGTGCGCGTCCAGCTTGCGGACATGCCTGTCGTTGCCAACCTGAAGGCCTCCGGGCTCGGACAGGGTGATAGTCTGAAGCTAAGGCTGGTCTTGGCCGATCCGTATCAACGCAGCATCGTCTTCGAACCTGTTTGA